One stretch of Pomacea canaliculata isolate SZHN2017 linkage group LG1, ASM307304v1, whole genome shotgun sequence DNA includes these proteins:
- the LOC112565616 gene encoding alpha-(1,3)-fucosyltransferase 10-like — MLLSMRHCLYALSIIAVLTLVIAVLMISDLEKQQNYIHFIGLTGLKVNEKEIEQASREVIPEPIILWWTGFTGERGAYKQCGEDRCFFTAHRRYMRHPMLKVFVFYGTDLKISDLPLPRQPHHEWAVLHEESPKNNILFSFQDMLVLFNHTCTFRRESDYAITTQHLKSQKWLLDTKYMKSTHDKNAFQKTLGLAPIIFTHSDCDPPSDRDHFVQLLMKHIPVDSYGKCLNNRRLPESLQDPIKGMEHNEFFELVSKYKFSLAMENAVCKDYITEKLWRPLVVGSVPVIFGSPDVKDMLPSDHSGVVITDFATVENLAKFLHYLNNNDSAYEEYLNWKLTGITNPILKDILSRREWSSDQEGSMDFVTNFECFICKRLHENRRRMQKGLLPLKHVANESHYGCPVPHQFDENGQVSGIHKRWMYEWSMSEKMAKAVRQLVEAGKNFTLKDLDAHLSLDL; from the exons ATGCTACTTTCGATGCGCCATTGCCTTTACGCGCTTTCTATTATCGCAGTATTAACACTTGTTATCGCTGTTTTAATG atATCTGATTtggaaaaacagcaaaactacATCCATTTTATAG GTCTTACTGGCCTAAAGGTGAATGAAAAAGAGATCGAACAAGCCAGCAGGGAAGTCATTCCAGAGCCAATCATTTTGTGGTGGACTGGCTTCACTGGGGAGAGAGGAGCATACAAACAATGCGGAGAAGATCGGTGCTTCTTTACTGCCCATCGCCGCTATATGAGACACCCAATGCTGAAG GTGTTTGTATTCTATGGTACGGACTTGAAAATTTCTGATCTCCCATTACCACGACAACCACATCATGAATGGGCTGTCTTGCATGAAGAGTCCCCCAAAAACAAcatacttttttcatttcag GATATGCTAGTGTTATTCAATCACACCTGTACGTTTCGTCGAGAATCGGACTATGCAATTACAACTCAGCATCTCAAAAGCCAGAAGTGGTTACTAGATACAAAGTACATGAAAAGTACTCATGACAAAAATGCCTTTCAGAAGACATTG GGCTTAGCTCCAATCATCTTTACACACTCTGACTGCGATCCACCTTCAGATCGGGACCACTTTGTGCAGCTCCTCATGAAGCACATCCCTGTTGATTCTTATGGAAAGTGTCTGAACAACAGAAGGTTGCCTGAAAG TCTGCAGGATCCTATCAAAGGCATGGAACACAACGAGTTTTTTGAGCTAGTGTCAAAATACAAGTTTTCCCTGGCTATGGAGAATGCAGTGTGCAAAGACTACATCACAGAGAAGTTGTGGAGACCACTGGTTGTGGGCTCTGTTCCTGTCATCTTTGGCTCTCCAGATGTTAAG GACATGCTGCCCTCTGACCATTCAGGTGTTGTCATCACAGACTTTGCCACAGTGGAAAATCTTGCCAAGTTTTTGCATTACCTGAATAATAATGATTCAGCTTATGAAGAGTATCTCAACTGGAAGTTGACAGGCATAACTAATCCCATTCTGAAGGACATACTTTCAAGGCGGGAGTGGTCATCTGACCAAGAGGGTTCAATGGACTTTGTCACAAACTTTGAGTGCTTCATCTGCAAGCGTCTGCATGAGAACAGGAGACGCATGCAAAAGGGACTGCTGCCATTGAAGCATGTTGCAAATGAGAGTCATTATGGTTGCCCTGTTCCTCATCAATTTGATGAAAATGGGCAGGTCAGTGGAATTCACAAAAGATGGATGTACGAGTGGAGTATGTCTGAAAAGATGGCCAAAGCTGTACGACAACTTGTTGAGGCAGGGAAGAATTTTACCTTGAAAGATTTAGATGCCCACTTGTCTCTTGATTTATGA